The Opisthocomus hoazin isolate bOpiHoa1 chromosome 20, bOpiHoa1.hap1, whole genome shotgun sequence genome window below encodes:
- the DYNLL2 gene encoding dynein light chain 2, cytoplasmic isoform X2, which yields MSDRKAVIKNADMSEDMQQDAVDCATQAMEKYNIEKDIAAYIKKEFDKKYNPTWHCIVGRNFGSYVTHETKHFIYFYLGQVAILLFKSG from the exons ATGTCTGACAGAAAGGCTGTCATCAAGAATGCGGACATGTCCGAGGACATGCAGCAGGATGCTGTGGACTGTGCTACACAGGCAATGGAGAAGTACAACATAGAAAAGGACATTGCAGCATATATAAAGAAG gAATTTGACAAGAAATACAACCCAACTTGGCACTGCATTGTTGGCAGAAACTTTGGCAGCTATGTAACACACGAGACAAAGCACTTCATCTATTTTTACTTGGGTCAGGTTGCAATTCTTCTCTTCAAGTCTGGGTAG
- the DYNLL2 gene encoding dynein light chain 2, cytoplasmic isoform X1, with amino-acid sequence MFCLRFTMSDRKAVIKNADMSEDMQQDAVDCATQAMEKYNIEKDIAAYIKKEFDKKYNPTWHCIVGRNFGSYVTHETKHFIYFYLGQVAILLFKSG; translated from the exons ATGTTCTGCCTTAGGTTCACGATGTCTGACAGAAAGGCTGTCATCAAGAATGCGGACATGTCCGAGGACATGCAGCAGGATGCTGTGGACTGTGCTACACAGGCAATGGAGAAGTACAACATAGAAAAGGACATTGCAGCATATATAAAGAAG gAATTTGACAAGAAATACAACCCAACTTGGCACTGCATTGTTGGCAGAAACTTTGGCAGCTATGTAACACACGAGACAAAGCACTTCATCTATTTTTACTTGGGTCAGGTTGCAATTCTTCTCTTCAAGTCTGGGTAG